Proteins encoded together in one Amphiprion ocellaris isolate individual 3 ecotype Okinawa chromosome 14, ASM2253959v1, whole genome shotgun sequence window:
- the pou4f3 gene encoding POU domain, class 4, transcription factor 3, producing MMMTMNGKQHFSMHPALHEPKYPGLHSGSEGMRRVCLPAPQLQGNIFGGFDESLLARAEALAAADSIVSHGKSHPFKPDVTYHTMSSVPCTSASSSSSTTVPISHVPSTIASHHHHHHHLGQTLEAGDLLDHLSTSLAVTGMGAPEPPGMTTTAHHHQHPHHHLQTMGQLHQAMATMAHPHSLSVHGGMACVNDVESDPRELEAFAERFKQRRIKLGVTQADVGSALANLKIPGVGSLSQSTICRFESLTLSHNNMIALKPVLQAWLEEAEAAYREKSSKPDLFNGNERKRKRTSIAAPEKRSLEAYFAIQPRPSSEKIAAIAEKLDLKKNVVRVWFCNQRQKQKRMKYSAVH from the exons atgatgatgacCATGAACGGCAAGCAGCATTTCTCCATGCACCCGGCTCTGCACGAGCCCAAGTATCCCGGCCTGCACTCAGGCTCGGAGGGCATGCGCAGAGTCTGTCTGCCCGCCCCGCAG CTGCAGGGCAATATATTCGGAGGCTTTGATGAGAGCCTGCTGGCAAGGGCAGAGGCTCTGGCGGCTGCTGACAGCATTGTCTCTCACGGCAAGAGTCACCCGTTCAAACCAGACGTGACTTACCATACCATGAGCAGTGTCCCCTGCACTTcagcctcctcttcttcctccaccaCCGTGCCCATCTCCCACGTTCCCTCCACCATCGCCtcccaccatcaccaccaccaccacctcggACAGACCCTGGAGGCCGGAGACCTCCTGGACCACCTCTCCACCAGCCTGGCCGTCACCGGGATGGGTGCTCCAGAGCCTCCGGGGATGACCACGACGGcgcaccaccaccagcaccctCACCACCACCTGCAGACCATGGGGCAGCTGCACCAGGCAATGGCCACCATGGCCCACCCTCACTCTCTGTCGGTGCACGGCGGCATGGCGTGCGTCAACGACGTGGAGTCGGATCCCAGGGAGCTGGAAGCTTTCGCCGAGCGCTTCAAACAGCGGAGGATCAAACTCGGCGTGACCCAGGCGGACGTCGGGTCGGCGCTGGCCAACCTCAAGATCCCCGGAGTGGGCTCCTTGAGCCAGAGCACCATCTGCAGGTTCGAGTCCCTCACCTTGTCCCACAACAACATGATCGCTCTCAAGCCGGTTCTCCAGGCCTGGCTGGAGGAAGCCGAGGCTGCGTACCGGGAGAAAAGCAGTAAGCCGGACCTTTTCAACGGAAACGAGAGGAAAAGAAAGCGCACCTCCATCGCCGCGCCGGAGAAGCGCTCTTTGGAGGCTTACTTTGCCATCCAGCCGCGGCCCTCCTCGGAAAAAATTGCGGCCATCGCCGAAAAACTGGACCTGAAAAAGAATGTGGTTCGAGTGTGGTTCTGCAACCAGCGGCAAAAACAGAAACGAATGAAATACTCTGCGGTGCACTGA